A part of Paenibacillus sp. sptzw28 genomic DNA contains:
- a CDS encoding carbohydrate ABC transporter permease, with amino-acid sequence METAEKTKWSLNTILLLLLFIVFAAFALFPLVTLAIASFKPAQELMRFGLNLKLSPEIFSFKNYVYLFSGESLYLTWYKNSLVITAVFTILCMLFSSMVGYGLAVYNFKFRNLIFALVLVTMMVPIEIIMLPLYKLSINLKLINTMWGVILPFVAAPLPIFFFRQYAGGLPRDFLDAARVDGTTEFGIYFRIMMPLMAPAFSSMAILQALFCWNNFLWPLIVLRTTEQLTIPIGLATLLTPYGNNFDMLISGAVMAIIPILIVFLFFQKYFIEGMTAGGVKG; translated from the coding sequence ATGGAGACGGCAGAGAAAACCAAATGGTCGTTAAATACCATATTGCTTCTTCTCCTGTTTATCGTCTTTGCGGCGTTCGCGTTGTTCCCGCTTGTCACACTCGCGATCGCCTCCTTCAAGCCGGCGCAGGAGCTGATGCGGTTCGGGCTCAACCTCAAGCTGAGTCCGGAAATCTTTTCGTTCAAAAACTATGTCTATTTGTTTTCCGGTGAATCGCTGTACTTGACCTGGTATAAGAACAGCTTGGTAATTACGGCTGTTTTTACCATCCTCTGCATGCTGTTTTCTTCCATGGTCGGCTATGGATTGGCCGTTTATAATTTTAAATTCCGCAACCTTATCTTTGCGCTCGTGCTGGTGACGATGATGGTTCCGATCGAAATTATCATGCTCCCCCTCTACAAGCTATCCATTAATTTGAAGCTGATCAATACCATGTGGGGCGTGATCCTGCCGTTCGTCGCAGCGCCGCTGCCGATCTTCTTCTTCAGGCAGTATGCGGGCGGGCTGCCGAGGGATTTTCTGGATGCTGCGCGCGTTGACGGCACGACCGAGTTCGGAATCTATTTCCGGATCATGATGCCGCTTATGGCACCGGCGTTCTCTTCGATGGCGATCCTGCAGGCACTATTCTGCTGGAACAACTTCCTGTGGCCGCTAATCGTTCTGCGTACGACCGAGCAGCTGACGATCCCAATCGGATTGGCCACGCTGCTTACGCCGTACGGCAATAACTTTGACATGCTCATTTCAGGTGCCGTTATGGCCATCATTCCGATTCTGATCGTGTTCCTTTTCTTTCAGAAATATTTTATCGAAGGCATGACAGCCGGAGGCGTGAAAGGATAA
- a CDS encoding ABC transporter ATP-binding protein → MPAELLLVKTLIDRIQGWTAPDSLGPILLVAAWLGVLMFVNNIALGVPIPLAMTRLNEIGTLEEQRMLMKKTSLLPIAAVESPNIKDLRERAVQVSLYEIYNTGVQVLQMSLQLAVLITVMLGFGQWIPVAAAVAAALLLTYVSGRTEESLEDLARKQTPDRRLLQHYAELMTERNGAKEIRLFGLDRLLTERWTLLIEQQSNETMNAVRSSEIRKIGPELLMALLAGLLLALVVVLPGANKLTAGDFALLFIALTMLLSQLPGLIGQSVAMRRLYMKWEDFRAYLDLEEEVNLKPANHLISNDSPDSLQLQVRELGFRYPGANRDTLSGISFTIPRGCRAALVGENGSGKSTLIKLLLGFYPPNKGEIIWSDLRNVSVVLQDFTRMYLTLRENVALGKLTEIDQDLILQKSLRSAGSKFSDLNMQLGVSFGGVEPSGGEWQKIATARAILKDADFVLFDEPTAALDPQAEKEAFELFLRVTKGRSALLVTHRLGAAKLADLIFVMKDGQLVEQGTHDELIQRSGPYRRMFNLQASWYI, encoded by the coding sequence ATGCCGGCTGAACTTCTGCTGGTCAAAACCTTGATTGACCGGATTCAAGGATGGACCGCACCTGATTCGTTGGGGCCTATTCTTCTGGTGGCTGCTTGGTTAGGAGTACTTATGTTTGTGAATAACATTGCTCTGGGAGTGCCGATACCGCTCGCGATGACGCGATTGAATGAAATTGGAACCCTAGAGGAACAGCGGATGCTGATGAAAAAAACCTCACTGCTTCCGATAGCGGCCGTTGAATCGCCGAATATTAAGGATCTGCGGGAACGGGCGGTGCAGGTTTCGCTTTATGAAATTTATAATACAGGCGTTCAAGTCTTACAGATGTCACTGCAGTTAGCCGTATTGATTACAGTCATGCTCGGATTCGGCCAATGGATTCCGGTAGCTGCCGCTGTTGCGGCCGCACTACTATTAACTTATGTATCCGGTAGAACGGAGGAAAGTCTTGAAGATTTGGCGCGAAAACAGACCCCCGATCGCAGATTACTGCAGCATTATGCCGAACTAATGACTGAACGGAACGGAGCCAAAGAAATCCGCTTGTTTGGGCTAGATCGTTTATTAACTGAAAGGTGGACGCTTTTGATAGAGCAGCAATCCAATGAAACGATGAATGCAGTTCGTTCTTCGGAAATTCGTAAAATTGGACCCGAGCTGCTGATGGCTCTGCTCGCCGGACTCCTTTTGGCATTGGTTGTAGTATTGCCTGGCGCGAATAAGCTGACTGCCGGAGATTTTGCTCTATTGTTTATTGCGTTGACAATGTTGTTATCCCAGCTGCCGGGTTTGATCGGACAAAGTGTTGCTATGCGGAGACTATATATGAAGTGGGAAGATTTCAGAGCTTATCTGGATCTGGAAGAAGAAGTGAACCTCAAGCCGGCGAATCATTTAATCTCTAACGACTCCCCGGACAGCTTACAATTGCAAGTCCGTGAACTCGGGTTCCGCTATCCGGGTGCTAATCGAGACACGTTAAGCGGGATCAGCTTTACAATTCCCCGAGGATGCCGCGCCGCCTTGGTCGGTGAAAACGGTTCGGGAAAATCCACCCTGATCAAACTGTTATTGGGCTTTTACCCACCGAATAAAGGGGAAATCATATGGAGTGATTTAAGAAATGTATCCGTAGTGCTCCAGGATTTTACCCGAATGTATTTGACTCTCAGGGAAAACGTGGCGCTTGGCAAGCTGACAGAAATCGATCAGGATTTAATCTTGCAAAAGTCACTTCGGTCCGCAGGAAGCAAATTCTCTGATTTGAATATGCAGCTCGGCGTGTCATTCGGAGGGGTCGAGCCATCCGGTGGTGAATGGCAGAAGATTGCCACCGCCCGTGCAATACTTAAGGATGCGGACTTCGTGTTATTCGATGAGCCCACAGCTGCACTTGATCCTCAAGCAGAGAAGGAAGCATTCGAGTTGTTCTTGCGTGTAACCAAAGGCCGATCAGCGCTTCTAGTCACACATAGACTAGGGGCAGCGAAGCTGGCGGATTTAATATTTGTCATGAAGGATGGCCAGCTTGTGGAGCAAGGGACGCATGACGAGTTAATACAGAGAAGCGGCCCTTACCGCCGCATGTTCAACCTACAGGCATCGTGGTATATCTGA
- a CDS encoding alpha/beta fold hydrolase codes for MNSIGKNKIQTAYGTMEYAKSGEGTPAVILINGGSGPIEGWFKIFHEIAEQSTVVAYNRFGVGGSQKPAVPQHGQAVVDSLRELLREIGVNPPYILVGHSLGGLYANLFARQYSDEIAGVVLLESSHPKDLTINETQPPFIRRLNQLLGIFDSFSPHRKWNEVHYVEETINQLAQSAPFPEVPLFVVSGGKKPPMMPESAFAIRKENQLDFVRLNQRGTHLIADSSGHFPQLSEPEIVLRAIRECIHTVRNMQR; via the coding sequence ATGAATTCAATCGGCAAAAACAAAATCCAGACAGCTTACGGGACAATGGAATATGCTAAATCCGGCGAAGGAACCCCCGCTGTCATTCTCATCAACGGCGGAAGCGGCCCCATCGAGGGATGGTTTAAAATTTTTCATGAGATTGCCGAGCAGTCCACGGTTGTGGCCTATAACCGGTTCGGGGTAGGCGGCAGCCAGAAGCCGGCAGTCCCCCAGCATGGTCAAGCCGTCGTTGACTCACTCAGAGAACTGCTTCGGGAAATCGGGGTGAATCCTCCCTATATTCTGGTTGGGCACTCTCTGGGAGGACTATATGCCAATTTGTTCGCCCGGCAGTATTCGGATGAAATAGCTGGCGTCGTACTCCTTGAATCCAGTCATCCGAAGGATCTCACCATCAATGAGACCCAACCCCCTTTCATTCGACGCCTCAATCAACTGCTTGGAATCTTCGATTCCTTCTCGCCGCATCGAAAATGGAATGAGGTTCATTATGTAGAAGAAACAATTAACCAATTAGCGCAATCCGCTCCTTTTCCCGAGGTTCCTCTATTTGTGGTATCCGGGGGTAAAAAACCGCCGATGATGCCGGAAAGCGCCTTTGCAATCCGAAAAGAAAACCAATTGGATTTCGTACGGTTAAATCAACGCGGCACCCACCTCATTGCGGACAGCAGCGGACATTTCCCCCAACTCTCAGAACCGGAAATTGTATTAAGGGCAATACGTGAATGTATACATACAGTCAGAAATATGCAACGTTAG
- a CDS encoding carbohydrate ABC transporter permease — MAHHSQVSAASAEKPKASAMAGLLYNRKITPYLFVLPFLLSFAVFFAYPVLSAINMSFQSVLPGQVKYIGLANYKDLWNPTFLKAIINSTKYTFYSIMILIPIPLILAVFLNSKVMVARNFFRSTLFIPALTSVVVAGTIFRLAFGELEGSLMNTIITSLGFEKQRWLGKEHLAMFTLVILASWRWIGINLLYFLAGLQNIPKELYESAEIDGASKWDKFARITVPLLKPISIYVFTISIYGGYSMFTESFMLWNGNRSPNDIGLTIVGYLYRNGLEQNNLGLGSAVGIALLAAMFIITILQLKLFGMFKKEE, encoded by the coding sequence ATGGCACATCATTCACAGGTTTCGGCAGCAAGCGCCGAGAAACCGAAAGCTTCGGCAATGGCCGGACTGCTGTATAACCGGAAGATAACCCCTTACCTTTTTGTCCTGCCATTCCTGCTATCTTTTGCCGTTTTCTTCGCCTACCCGGTACTATCCGCCATCAATATGAGCTTTCAGTCGGTACTGCCGGGACAGGTCAAATATATCGGATTGGCCAATTACAAGGATCTTTGGAATCCTACTTTTTTGAAGGCGATTATCAACAGCACCAAATACACCTTTTATTCCATTATGATCCTCATCCCGATTCCATTGATCCTGGCCGTTTTCTTAAACTCTAAGGTGATGGTGGCCAGGAACTTTTTCCGCTCTACCCTCTTTATTCCGGCGCTCACTTCCGTTGTAGTGGCAGGTACGATATTCCGGCTTGCCTTCGGTGAACTGGAAGGTTCACTTATGAACACGATCATCACATCACTCGGCTTCGAGAAGCAGCGTTGGCTCGGCAAGGAGCACCTGGCGATGTTTACGCTTGTCATACTTGCGTCCTGGCGCTGGATCGGCATCAATTTGCTGTATTTCCTGGCAGGGCTGCAGAACATCCCGAAAGAATTGTATGAGTCTGCGGAAATCGACGGCGCATCCAAGTGGGATAAATTTGCCCGGATTACGGTTCCGCTGCTCAAACCCATCTCGATTTATGTGTTTACAATAAGCATTTACGGCGGATATTCCATGTTTACAGAGAGCTTCATGCTCTGGAACGGCAACCGCTCACCGAATGACATCGGGCTTACCATCGTCGGCTACCTGTACCGGAACGGCCTCGAGCAGAACAATCTGGGCTTAGGCTCGGCCGTTGGTATCGCGCTGCTTGCCGCTATGTTTATCATTACGATCCTGCAGCTTAAACTATTCGGTATGTTCAAGAAGGAGGAGTAG